One window from the genome of Commensalibacter oyaizuii encodes:
- the alaS gene encoding alanine--tRNA ligase: MPSTNKIRSTFLDYFSKNNHQIVPSSSLVPQNDPTLLFTNAGMVQFKNVFTGQEQRPYSRATTAQKVVRAGGKHNDLDNVGYTARHHTFFEMLGNFSFGDYFKEGAIDLAWNLITKEFGLAKEKLLVTVYAEDEEAAALWKKIAGFSDDRIIRINTSDNFWRMGDTGPCGPCSEIFYDHGEDVFGGPPGSPDEDGDRFVEIWNLVFMQYFENPPGTRSPLPRPSIDTGMGLERFAAIMQGKRDNFDIDTFQALIRASAEVTKTDPFGPYKVSHRVVADHLRSAAFLIADGILPSKDGRGYVLRRIMRRAMRHLHIIGTQEPVFYKLLPALITEMGTAYPELHQAEALITETLKGEEERFKTMLDRGLSLLTEETKKLSSNGKLPGDIAFKLYDTYGFPLDLTADALREKGFSVDQEGFDNAMNEQRARARAAWVGSGDNATETVWFEFKDQLGATEFLGYKNENADAEIQAIIVGNQTVQSADEGAEVAILLNQTPFYGESGGQAGDTGYITGKNGQISITNTQKKLGDLIIHYGKITKGSLQVGESVTASIDHEARQAIKAHHSATHLLHQALRNQLGEHVTQKGSLNSTDRLRFDISHSKPITAEELTAVEAAVNAEIRKNVPVITRIMTPDEAIEMGAMALFGEKYGEEVRVVSMGSDQDRQKAWSIELCGGTHVSRTGDIGLFHIISESGVAAGIRRIEAVAGIAAETYFKQAERNLNEIANILNTSQPQLIERLQQLLEERKTLKQQISKLQHQIAIGGSEQSDVEKIGNIQYIMRNIGDVSPKELKSLAEGLVKKLEHGIAVVFSSFGEKASFVVAVTPELSKTLSAVDLVKIASTAVGGKGGGGRPDMAQAGGPDVQQYQLAFDAIKKHLETLI; encoded by the coding sequence ATGCCCAGTACAAACAAAATACGTTCAACCTTTCTTGATTATTTCTCAAAAAATAATCATCAAATCGTGCCTTCATCTTCCCTAGTCCCTCAAAATGACCCTACACTACTTTTTACGAATGCAGGAATGGTTCAATTTAAAAACGTGTTTACTGGGCAGGAACAACGCCCCTATTCACGTGCCACAACCGCTCAAAAGGTTGTTCGTGCGGGTGGTAAGCATAACGATCTTGATAATGTAGGATATACTGCACGTCATCATACTTTTTTTGAAATGCTCGGAAACTTTTCTTTTGGTGACTACTTTAAAGAAGGGGCTATTGATCTTGCTTGGAATTTAATTACAAAAGAGTTTGGCCTAGCCAAGGAAAAACTTTTAGTAACTGTATATGCAGAAGATGAAGAAGCAGCAGCTTTATGGAAAAAAATTGCTGGATTTTCTGATGATCGTATTATTCGTATTAATACCTCTGATAATTTTTGGCGTATGGGGGATACGGGCCCATGTGGACCATGTTCTGAAATATTTTATGACCATGGGGAAGATGTATTTGGCGGCCCACCAGGCTCCCCAGACGAGGATGGTGACCGTTTTGTAGAAATCTGGAATCTAGTTTTCATGCAGTATTTTGAAAACCCACCAGGTACCCGATCCCCACTTCCCCGCCCTTCTATTGACACAGGAATGGGATTAGAACGCTTTGCAGCAATTATGCAGGGTAAACGCGATAATTTTGATATCGATACTTTTCAAGCCCTTATTCGCGCCTCTGCCGAAGTTACAAAAACAGACCCTTTTGGACCATATAAGGTCAGTCATCGTGTCGTTGCGGATCATCTGCGTTCAGCTGCCTTTTTAATTGCCGATGGTATTCTTCCTTCCAAAGATGGACGTGGCTACGTGTTGCGCAGGATTATGCGCCGTGCAATGCGGCATCTACATATAATTGGAACTCAAGAACCAGTTTTTTATAAATTACTTCCTGCACTAATCACTGAAATGGGTACTGCCTATCCAGAATTACATCAAGCTGAAGCATTAATTACAGAGACCCTAAAGGGCGAAGAAGAACGCTTTAAAACAATGTTAGACAGAGGTCTTTCTCTTTTAACAGAAGAAACTAAAAAACTATCTAGCAATGGAAAATTACCTGGTGATATAGCATTTAAATTATATGATACTTATGGATTTCCTTTAGATTTAACTGCTGATGCCCTACGTGAAAAGGGCTTCTCGGTTGATCAAGAAGGCTTTGATAACGCCATGAATGAACAACGAGCCAGAGCCAGAGCAGCTTGGGTTGGATCAGGCGACAATGCAACAGAAACCGTGTGGTTCGAATTTAAAGATCAATTAGGTGCCACTGAATTTCTTGGTTATAAAAATGAAAATGCTGACGCAGAGATCCAAGCCATCATTGTCGGTAATCAAACAGTACAATCTGCCGATGAAGGCGCTGAGGTCGCAATACTTTTAAACCAAACTCCTTTTTACGGTGAAAGTGGTGGTCAAGCTGGCGATACGGGTTATATCACTGGTAAAAATGGACAAATTAGTATTACAAATACGCAAAAGAAACTGGGGGATTTAATTATCCATTATGGTAAGATTACCAAAGGTTCTTTGCAAGTTGGTGAATCCGTTACCGCCTCAATTGATCATGAAGCTCGACAAGCAATCAAAGCACATCACTCTGCAACCCATTTATTGCACCAAGCTCTCAGAAACCAATTGGGGGAACATGTTACCCAAAAAGGCAGCTTAAACTCAACTGATCGCTTACGCTTTGATATCAGCCACTCCAAACCAATAACTGCAGAAGAGTTAACCGCCGTAGAAGCCGCCGTTAATGCCGAAATCCGCAAAAATGTTCCTGTTATTACACGCATTATGACCCCTGATGAAGCGATTGAAATGGGGGCTATGGCCTTGTTTGGTGAAAAATATGGTGAAGAAGTTCGCGTTGTTTCAATGGGCAGCGATCAGGACAGACAAAAAGCATGGTCAATCGAGCTTTGTGGCGGAACGCATGTCAGCCGTACAGGAGACATCGGATTATTCCATATTATCTCTGAAAGTGGAGTTGCAGCAGGAATCCGCCGCATTGAGGCTGTAGCTGGAATAGCAGCAGAAACATATTTTAAACAAGCGGAACGTAACTTAAACGAAATTGCCAATATTTTAAATACATCTCAACCTCAATTAATTGAACGATTACAACAATTGTTAGAGGAAAGAAAAACTTTAAAACAACAAATATCAAAATTACAACATCAAATTGCCATTGGCGGTAGCGAACAAAGTGATGTCGAAAAAATAGGCAATATTCAATATATCATGCGCAATATCGGTGATGTTTCCCCTAAGGAGCTAAAATCATTAGCCGAAGGATTGGTGAAAAAATTAGAACATGGGATCGCTGTTGTTTTTTCTTCATTTGGTGAAAAAGCTTCATTTGTTGTTGCAGTAACCCCTGAATTATCCAAAACACTAAGTGCCGTTGATCTTGTTAAAATTGCAAGTACTGCAGTTGGCGGTAAAGGGGGCGGAGGCAGACCCGATATGGCACAAGCGGGGGGGCCTGATGTTCAACAATATCAACTGGCCTTCGATGCTATAAAGAAGCATCTTGAAACTTTAATTTAA
- a CDS encoding GtrA family protein, which translates to MINPKILLRQTFFKHRALLVQFIKFGMVGSSGLLIDTLTVYMLRPYIGLTFATIAGYFIAASSNWIVNRLWTFHTVKADHSLLSQWLRFIATNSMGFCLNRGTVFLLFFLSNTCRQHIYIALIAGAIMGMLANFNLSRKLVYTDLFSKND; encoded by the coding sequence ATGATTAATCCCAAAATATTACTTCGACAAACATTCTTTAAGCATCGTGCTTTACTTGTACAGTTTATCAAATTTGGTATGGTAGGGTCTTCTGGACTGTTAATTGATACGTTAACGGTATATATGCTACGCCCCTATATTGGATTAACATTTGCAACCATAGCGGGATATTTTATTGCTGCAAGTTCCAATTGGATTGTTAATCGTTTATGGACTTTTCATACTGTAAAAGCCGACCATTCTTTGCTTTCACAGTGGCTACGTTTTATAGCAACGAATAGTATGGGCTTTTGTTTAAACCGCGGTACTGTTTTTTTATTATTTTTTCTTAGCAATACTTGCCGTCAACATATCTATATTGCATTAATTGCAGGGGCAATCATGGGAATGCTTGCCAATTTTAATCTATCACGCAAGCTAGTCTATACGGATCTATTTTCTAAGAATGATTAG
- a CDS encoding competence/damage-inducible protein A has translation MSPTAAIIVIGNEILSGRTQDININHIAQKLAIAGIKLKEARIIPDDRHVIINTVNKLRAAVDYVFTTGGIGPTHDDITSDCVAEAFGVPNEIHPESFKLLEHYIGAENFNEARQRMAYLPRGAKPIANPVSIAPGYVIGNVYVMAGVPQIMQAMLDNIIPTLRHGKPILSKSWYAYQASEGKVAKDLEAIQKKFPQTDIGSYPFYNESKQNGVALVVKGQDQQAVENAAQDIYNLLVNMGYQPHEGEPQK, from the coding sequence ATGAGTCCCACAGCAGCTATTATCGTCATTGGCAATGAAATTCTTTCAGGCCGTACCCAAGACATTAATATTAATCATATTGCACAAAAATTAGCCATAGCGGGTATTAAATTAAAAGAGGCACGCATTATTCCTGATGATCGCCACGTCATTATAAATACAGTAAATAAACTCAGAGCCGCCGTAGATTATGTTTTTACCACTGGCGGTATTGGACCAACCCACGATGACATCACGTCTGACTGTGTCGCAGAAGCCTTTGGAGTACCTAATGAAATTCATCCGGAATCATTTAAGCTTCTAGAGCATTATATTGGTGCCGAAAATTTCAATGAGGCCCGCCAACGTATGGCTTATCTGCCACGAGGGGCGAAACCTATTGCTAATCCAGTTTCCATCGCACCAGGCTATGTTATCGGTAATGTTTACGTTATGGCAGGCGTGCCACAAATTATGCAAGCAATGTTGGACAACATTATCCCCACATTGCGCCATGGAAAACCAATTCTTTCAAAAAGTTGGTACGCATACCAAGCTTCTGAAGGAAAAGTTGCGAAAGATCTTGAAGCTATTCAAAAGAAATTTCCACAAACTGATATTGGATCTTATCCCTTTTATAATGAGAGCAAACAAAATGGCGTCGCATTAGTCGTAAAGGGGCAAGATCAACAAGCTGTCGAAAATGCTGCACAAGATATTTATAATTTATTGGTAAATATGGGGTATCAACCTCATGAAGGTGAACCCCAAAAATAA
- the aroB gene encoding 3-dehydroquinate synthase, which translates to MSNLPKLTLNRPIVLIGLMGAGKTTIGKKLAHYLSVPFIDSDYEIEKTAGCTIADIFEQYGENEFRRLEHQVMRRLVGQSPAILATGGGAFMHEQTRNLLKEKATTIWLHCDVDTILDRISHHTHRPLLNSGDKREILLNLMDKRYPVYAKADWIISCQHNQIETTLTQILFLLDKVNQMHILPIKLSNTSYNVHIGSHILQQAGPLISSLLSVKKVFIIADENVAALHLNTLTDSLNLAQISYETILIPPGENTKSIHNYEIVTNQLLERGIERKTPIIALGGGVTGDLSGFAAATTLRGVPFIQIPTTLLSQVDSSVGGKTGINTPTGKNLIGAFYQPEIVIADTHTLDTLPIRELKAGYAEIVKAGLIDDVELFEWCEKYGQYIIQKDQKYLTTAIEKACAFKARIIKNDEYEQNSKGRNLLNLGHSLGHTLEAELGYDGRMLHGEAVALGCCLIFKLCTKMGLCPESDTHRVIQHFSAIGLPTSIKGLPTKLSASNLLTHLKHDKKVKDGKILFILVNGIGKTFTSQEVTENDLYQLLIDDGCI; encoded by the coding sequence ATGTCTAATCTACCAAAATTAACCCTTAACCGCCCTATTGTTTTGATTGGTTTAATGGGTGCTGGCAAAACAACGATTGGTAAAAAGTTGGCGCATTACCTTTCTGTTCCTTTTATCGATTCGGATTACGAGATTGAAAAAACAGCAGGCTGTACTATTGCAGATATATTTGAACAATATGGTGAAAATGAATTTCGACGCCTAGAACATCAGGTTATGCGACGATTAGTAGGGCAATCCCCCGCAATTCTAGCCACGGGTGGTGGCGCCTTTATGCACGAGCAAACCAGAAATCTATTAAAAGAAAAAGCAACAACAATCTGGTTACATTGTGATGTTGATACAATTTTAGATCGGATATCGCATCATACCCATCGTCCACTTTTAAATTCAGGCGATAAACGAGAAATCTTATTGAACCTTATGGACAAGCGTTACCCTGTTTATGCCAAAGCGGACTGGATCATTTCCTGTCAACATAATCAGATTGAGACGACATTAACGCAAATTTTATTTTTACTGGATAAAGTCAATCAAATGCATATTCTTCCCATTAAACTATCAAATACCAGTTATAATGTTCATATTGGTTCGCATATATTACAACAAGCAGGCCCCTTAATTTCGTCCTTATTATCCGTAAAAAAAGTTTTTATCATTGCCGATGAAAATGTTGCTGCTTTACATTTAAATACCTTAACAGACAGTTTAAATTTAGCTCAAATTTCATATGAAACCATACTGATTCCTCCTGGCGAAAATACAAAATCTATTCACAACTACGAAATTGTCACCAATCAGTTGCTAGAAAGAGGGATTGAACGCAAGACCCCAATCATCGCCTTAGGCGGTGGTGTAACAGGCGATCTCAGCGGATTTGCAGCAGCAACAACCTTGCGTGGTGTTCCTTTTATTCAAATCCCGACAACCTTACTTTCACAAGTGGATTCTTCTGTAGGTGGAAAAACAGGTATTAATACACCCACAGGAAAAAACCTAATTGGTGCATTTTATCAACCTGAAATTGTAATTGCTGATACTCACACCTTAGATACCTTGCCCATAAGAGAACTTAAAGCGGGATATGCAGAAATTGTTAAGGCAGGGTTAATTGACGATGTTGAATTATTTGAATGGTGTGAAAAATATGGTCAGTATATTATTCAAAAAGATCAAAAATATCTAACTACAGCCATTGAAAAGGCATGTGCCTTTAAAGCCAGAATCATTAAAAATGATGAATACGAACAAAATTCAAAAGGTCGCAATTTATTAAACCTTGGACATAGTTTAGGCCATACTCTAGAGGCAGAATTGGGTTATGATGGTCGGATGCTACATGGTGAAGCTGTTGCTTTAGGATGCTGTTTAATTTTTAAGCTATGCACGAAAATGGGACTGTGTCCAGAATCTGATACGCATCGCGTGATTCAGCACTTTAGTGCCATTGGTTTACCAACATCTATTAAAGGATTACCAACAAAATTATCTGCATCAAACTTATTGACTCATCTAAAACATGATAAAAAGGTTAAGGATGGAAAAATATTATTTATTTTAGTTAATGGCATTGGAAAAACCTTTACATCTCAAGAGGTTACAGAAAATGATCTGTATCAATTACTTATTGATGACGGATGTATTTGA
- a CDS encoding OmpA family protein, translating to MRLRNALLATTFAVATPAAAMASTITGPYVSLGGGYNLVQNQHATFSPSTRANGVNTAAGSKSQYRHGTGFTTFGSAGWGFGNGLRVEVEGVYNYSNINGRKGTEAPAYKTKGHDQGYGGLVNVLYDIDLRQFGIDVPITPFVGVGAGYLWQDMGPLQTNYRNGSVNRVGGTNGGFAYQGIVGAAYDIPGVPGLAVTTEYRMMGQLDQEAYKSTAWVGSGVYKGNAKVDHRFNHQFILGLRYAFDTAPPAPPVAPPTVVPTQQQVARTYLVFFDFDKSSLTPRAREIVREAAQASTRVQTTRIEVNGYTDTSSARGGAAGARYNMGLSVRRANSVKAELIRDGVPASAISVQGYGESHPLVPTGPNVREPQNRRVEIILK from the coding sequence ATGCGTCTTCGTAATGCATTACTTGCAACGACTTTTGCAGTGGCCACTCCCGCTGCAGCGATGGCTAGCACAATTACTGGCCCTTATGTTAGCTTGGGTGGTGGTTATAACTTAGTTCAAAACCAACACGCAACTTTTTCACCTAGCACACGTGCAAATGGTGTTAACACCGCAGCAGGAAGCAAATCTCAATACCGTCATGGTACAGGATTCACAACCTTTGGATCAGCTGGTTGGGGTTTTGGTAACGGCCTTCGCGTAGAAGTTGAAGGTGTTTACAACTATTCTAACATTAACGGCCGTAAAGGTACCGAAGCACCTGCATATAAAACCAAAGGTCATGACCAAGGTTATGGTGGATTAGTAAACGTACTTTACGACATTGATTTACGTCAATTTGGTATCGATGTTCCCATTACACCATTCGTTGGTGTTGGTGCTGGTTACCTTTGGCAAGATATGGGACCATTACAAACAAACTATCGTAATGGTAGCGTAAACCGTGTTGGCGGAACAAATGGTGGCTTTGCTTACCAAGGTATCGTCGGTGCTGCTTACGACATTCCAGGTGTTCCAGGTCTTGCTGTTACAACAGAATATCGCATGATGGGTCAATTGGATCAAGAAGCTTATAAATCAACAGCTTGGGTTGGTAGCGGCGTATATAAAGGTAACGCTAAAGTTGATCATCGTTTCAACCACCAATTTATCTTAGGTCTGCGTTATGCATTTGACACAGCACCTCCAGCTCCTCCAGTAGCACCTCCTACAGTTGTACCAACACAACAACAAGTTGCTCGCACTTACTTGGTATTCTTTGACTTCGATAAATCTTCTTTGACACCACGCGCTCGTGAAATCGTTCGTGAAGCAGCTCAAGCTTCTACTCGCGTTCAAACAACACGTATCGAAGTTAACGGTTACACAGATACCTCTTCTGCACGCGGTGGTGCAGCAGGTGCCCGTTATAACATGGGTCTTTCTGTTAGACGTGCAAACAGCGTTAAAGCTGAGTTGATTCGTGATGGTGTCCCAGCTAGTGCAATCAGCGTTCAAGGATATGGTGAATCTCATCCATTGGTTCCAACAGGACCAAATGTACGTGAACCACAAAACCGTCGCGTAGAAATTATTCTTAAATAA
- a CDS encoding site-specific tyrosine recombinase XerD, whose translation MDLAQIDSFLEMLVAERGATKNTVKAYQADLEDFLVYIQNKKGSLASASQAAIQNYFEWLGQEGKTARTAARRLSCLRQFYLFLVKEGVRGDDPTHLLQNPHLPQTLPKYLTESEVDLLLNACDILDDDRRALVARAALEILYSSGLRISELLKIRKDSVQPDTKILRIYGKGGRERLIPISDSAVKSAITLKQYDHHLKSIFLFPGRNPDQHLTRQGFDKILYQVALQADLDPKRISPHVLRHSFASHMLARGADLRSLQMMLGHADISTTQIYTHVQTEQLHEIVRTHHPLAHEREKK comes from the coding sequence ATGGACCTAGCGCAAATTGATTCCTTTTTGGAAATGTTGGTGGCTGAACGTGGAGCAACGAAAAACACGGTAAAAGCATATCAAGCAGATTTGGAAGATTTCCTAGTATATATACAAAATAAAAAAGGAAGCCTTGCTTCTGCTTCTCAAGCAGCCATTCAAAATTATTTTGAATGGTTGGGACAAGAAGGAAAAACTGCCCGCACGGCTGCTAGACGATTATCTTGCTTGCGGCAATTTTATTTATTTTTGGTCAAAGAGGGTGTACGTGGTGATGATCCAACTCATTTGCTACAAAACCCTCATCTACCACAAACTCTTCCTAAATATTTAACCGAATCTGAAGTTGACCTTTTACTAAATGCTTGCGATATATTGGATGATGACCGACGTGCATTGGTTGCAAGGGCGGCTTTAGAAATTTTATATAGTTCCGGTTTACGAATTTCCGAACTTTTAAAGATTCGCAAAGATAGCGTTCAGCCAGATACCAAAATTTTACGAATTTATGGTAAAGGGGGAAGGGAGCGTTTAATTCCAATATCGGATTCGGCTGTTAAATCAGCGATAACGTTGAAGCAATATGATCACCATTTGAAAAGTATTTTTTTATTTCCTGGGCGAAACCCTGACCAACATTTAACGAGGCAGGGTTTTGATAAAATACTGTATCAGGTCGCTTTACAGGCTGATTTGGATCCAAAAAGAATTTCACCACATGTTTTACGACATTCTTTTGCCAGTCACATGTTGGCACGCGGTGCAGATTTACGCTCTTTACAAATGATGCTTGGTCATGCTGATATCTCTACAACACAGATTTATACCCATGTTCAAACTGAACAACTGCACGAAATTGTACGAACACATCATCCCCTAGCGCACGAAAGAGAAAAGAAATGA
- the tenA gene encoding thiaminase II — translation MSAVIKNTLSLLDQGLIGRFRADCGQDWQQFTQHRFVKELALGTLNQEEFKKFLVQDYLYLLDYCRVEALAVYKSDQFQDMQYFSSLLHGLVNIELPLHIKYCQEWGMSEKEVNSSPKTLELLAYTQYLLSKAMQGDLLDLIVLLMPCLVGYGEIGLKMLIDPNTNQMNNPYQSWIDLYAGNEYLELIHTSLTVLERLARQRGGEERYSMLLEQFRTAVKLETAFWNVGRSQYL, via the coding sequence ATGTCGGCTGTTATTAAAAATACACTATCTTTATTAGATCAGGGATTAATTGGGCGTTTTCGTGCCGATTGTGGTCAGGATTGGCAGCAATTTACACAACATCGATTTGTGAAAGAATTGGCCTTGGGGACTCTGAATCAGGAAGAATTTAAGAAGTTTTTAGTTCAGGATTATTTGTATTTACTTGATTATTGTCGTGTAGAGGCTTTGGCTGTTTACAAGAGCGATCAATTTCAAGATATGCAATATTTTTCATCTTTACTTCATGGATTGGTTAATATCGAATTGCCACTACATATAAAATATTGTCAAGAATGGGGAATGTCTGAAAAAGAGGTAAATTCCAGCCCTAAAACTTTAGAATTACTAGCATATACTCAATATCTTTTAAGCAAGGCGATGCAAGGGGATTTACTAGATTTAATCGTCTTATTGATGCCGTGTCTGGTTGGGTATGGAGAGATTGGACTAAAAATGTTAATAGATCCTAATACCAATCAAATGAATAACCCATATCAATCTTGGATTGATCTTTATGCAGGGAATGAATATTTAGAGCTTATTCACACAAGCTTAACCGTTCTCGAGCGTTTGGCTCGACAAAGAGGGGGCGAGGAACGGTATTCAATGTTATTGGAACAATTCAGAACGGCGGTGAAATTGGAAACGGCCTTTTGGAATGTAGGACGTTCGCAATATTTATAA
- a CDS encoding acetyl-CoA carboxylase carboxyltransferase subunit alpha: MRQFLDFEKTVAELETKIFELQHVENSSDVNISEELQQLTDKAEKQLRTLYAKLTPWQKVQVARHAQRPHTLDYINAFIEDFVPLAGDRLFAEDHAIIGGIGRFRGQTIVVIGIERGADLDTRLKHNFGMARPEGYRKAQRLMRMASQFDVPIVTFVDTPGAWPGIDAEERGQAEAIAKSIETCLRATVPIISVIIGEGGSGGAIALATADKILMLEHSIYSVISPEACSSILWRDASQAAQAAGALCLTAQDLLRLKLVDQVIDEPLGGAQRDASAAITSVEQAIAEALSELENIPQQALQAKRREKFLAMGREELT, encoded by the coding sequence ATGCGTCAATTTTTAGATTTTGAAAAAACAGTTGCTGAACTTGAAACCAAAATATTCGAGTTACAGCACGTTGAGAACTCCTCAGATGTTAATATTTCAGAAGAGTTACAACAACTTACCGACAAAGCTGAGAAGCAACTGCGTACTTTATATGCCAAGCTTACCCCTTGGCAAAAAGTTCAGGTGGCTCGACATGCACAACGTCCCCATACATTAGATTATATCAATGCTTTTATAGAAGATTTCGTGCCATTGGCTGGGGATCGCCTGTTTGCTGAAGACCATGCGATTATTGGTGGCATAGGACGTTTTCGTGGGCAAACAATAGTCGTCATTGGAATTGAACGAGGGGCTGATCTTGATACCCGTTTAAAACACAATTTTGGTATGGCTCGCCCCGAAGGATATCGCAAAGCACAGCGTTTAATGCGTATGGCAAGCCAGTTTGATGTTCCTATCGTTACTTTTGTTGATACTCCTGGCGCGTGGCCTGGGATTGATGCAGAAGAACGTGGACAAGCCGAAGCCATTGCGAAGTCTATTGAAACCTGCCTACGCGCAACAGTGCCCATTATCTCGGTCATCATTGGTGAAGGGGGATCTGGCGGGGCAATTGCGCTAGCAACAGCAGATAAAATTTTAATGTTAGAGCATTCTATTTATTCTGTTATTTCACCAGAAGCATGTTCTTCGATTTTATGGCGTGATGCATCACAAGCCGCTCAAGCTGCTGGTGCTTTATGTCTAACCGCACAAGATCTATTACGTTTAAAACTAGTGGATCAAGTCATAGATGAACCCTTGGGTGGGGCGCAACGTGATGCGAGTGCAGCAATTACCTCTGTAGAGCAAGCAATTGCAGAAGCTTTATCCGAACTTGAGAATATTCCACAACAAGCCCTGCAAGCTAAGAGAAGAGAAAAGTTCTTAGCTATGGGGCGTGAAGAGTTAACATAG